In Sorghum bicolor cultivar BTx623 chromosome 10, Sorghum_bicolor_NCBIv3, whole genome shotgun sequence, one genomic interval encodes:
- the LOC8058438 gene encoding probable GDP-L-fucose synthase 1, whose protein sequence is MGTVTAADPHPSFLADKDAKVFVAGHRGLVGSAIVRRLLSLGFTSVVVRTHAELDLTRQADVEAFFAAERPRYVVLAAAKVGGIHANSTYPADFIAANLQIQTNVVDAALRCVSVRKLLFLGSSCIYPKFAPQPITEGALLSGPLEPTNEWYAVAKIAGIKMCQAYRIQHGLDAVSAMPTNLYGPHDNFHPENSHVLPALIRRFHEAKATNAPEVVVWGSGSPLREFLHVDDLADGVIFLMEHYSGLEHVNVGSGSEVTIKELAELVKEVVGFQGNLVWDSSKPDGTPRKLMDSSKIQGMGWKPKIALKEGLIETYKWYVENVISNKK, encoded by the exons ATGGGCACCGTCACTGCCGCAG ATCCGCACCCGTCCTTCCTCGCCGATAAGGACGCCAAGGTCTTCGTCGCCGGCCACCGGGGCCTGGTCGGGTCCGCCATCGTGCGCCGCCTCCTCTCGCTCGGCTTCACCTCCGTCGTCGTCCGCACCCACGCCGAGCTCGACCTCACCCGCCAGGCCGACGTCGAGGCCTTCTTCGCCGCCGAGCGCCCGCGCTACGTGGTCCTCGCGGCCGCCAAGGTCGGCGGCATCCACGCCAACTCCACCTACCCCGCCGACTTCATCGCCGCCAACCTCCAGATCCAGACCAACGTCGTGGACGCCGCGCTGCGCTGCGTTTCCGTCCGCAAGCTCCTCTTCCTCGGCTCCTCCTGCATCTACCCAAAGTTCGCGCCGCAGCCCATCACGGAGGGCGCGCTCCTCTCCGGCCCGCTCGAGCCCACCAACGAGTGGTACGCCGTCGCCAAGATCGCCGGCATCAAGATGTGCCAGGCCTACCGCATCCAGCACGGCCTCGACGCCGTCTCCGCCATGCCCACCAACCTCTACGGCCCGCACGACAACTTCCACCCCGAGAACTCGCACGTCCTGCCCGCGCTCATCCGTCGCTTCCACGAGGCCAAGGCCACCAACGCCCCTGAGGTCGTCGTCTGGGGATCAGGCTCGCCGCTGCGCGAGTTCCTCCACGTCGATGACCTCGCGGACGGCGTCATCTTCTTGATGGAACACTACTCCGGCCTGGAGCATGTCAATGTGGGGAGTGGGAGTGAGGTCACCATCAAAGAGCTCGCCGAGCTAGTCAAGGAGGTGGTCGGCTTCCAGGGGAACCTTGTGTGGGACTCCAGCAAGCCGGACGGCACACCCAGGAAGCTCATGGATAGCTCCAAGATACAGGGGATGGGGTGGAAGCCCAAGATCGCCCTCAAGGAAGGCCTCATCGAAACCTACAAATGGTACGTCGAGAATGTCATCTCGAACAAGAAGTAG
- the LOC8058439 gene encoding protein SIP5, whose amino-acid sequence MGNVVFGVQLRRRRLPAVEERLTRPRRLVRELPDLDAGRLRRFIRSGDLAPCFDPAEDAGDDGLTEDCPICFFFYPSLNRSKCCGKGICTECFLQLMPSKTSKVVHCPFCKTKAYAIEYQGQGAQMTSGKKIKQEGEPNVNETKLRVHSKSQITDEIIRH is encoded by the exons ATGGGCAACGTTGTGTTCGGCGTGCAGCTccgtcggcggcggctgcctGCGGTGGAGGAGCGCCTCACGCGGCCGCGCCGCCTCGTCCGCGAGCTTCCGGACCTTGACGCCGGCCGCCTGCGTCGTTTCATCCGCAGTGGCGACCTCGCGCCGTGCTTTGACCCCGCCGAGGATGCCGGCGACGACGGCCTAACCGAGGACTGCCCAATTTGCTTCTTT TTCTACCCGAGTCTGAATAGATCCAAGTGCTGCGGCAAAGGGATCTGCACTG AATGCTTCTTACAGCTGATGCCATCCAAGACTTCTAAAGTTGTCCA CTGCCCTTTCTGCAAAACCAAGGCTTATGCAATTGAATACCAAGGCCAAGGCGCTCAAATGACAAGTGGGAAGAAAATCAAACAAGAG GGAGAACCGAACGTCAATGAGACTAAATTGAGAGTACATTCGAAATCTCAGATTACCGATGAAATTATTCGACATTAG
- the LOC8058440 gene encoding fibroin heavy chain yields MATNRALAPLTVLVTVLLISVGVAKARPVRSNLGLGIGAGGGLSIGLDLGLGPSTSGCGSGTSSCSGSGSSLGSGSVGLGTSINVGVGVGVGANGGSDCNTGSSSGSSTGLGSGSNGGSYHPRGRGSSGVGMGSGSGIGFGGSTGFGGGPNVGPSGGCSSCGPGSRPGSGPVGGSYSGSSANSGSGSGVSTGSGFGGSGSGSTAGSGSSSGSAGMSYGSSGSGSSGGASSSSGSESSANSGAGSSSGSFSASGSGSVAGSGSESSSWSGSSAGSSGNAAEAAGAGSSAAAGSSSESGATAAGSSSNSGAWSSSNSGASSTTLSGSSGPDAAGGASSNAGSSSSSWSGSNSGSFSGAGSRSSSWSSSSSSSGSASNSGSFGFGGQGLGGGQGYGARPGFGIGGGGGLGAGFGFGAGAGAGGGNAGWKKQH; encoded by the exons ATGGCGACCAACAGAGCTCTTGCTCCTCTCACTGTTCTTGTTACTGTGCTGCTAATCTCAGTAGGCGTTGCCAAGGCCAGGCCAGTGAGGAGCAACCTGGGCCTGGGCATTGGTGCCGGTGGAGGCCTCAGCATTGGGCTTGATCTTGGGCTGGGTCCCTCAACATCTGGTTGTGGATCGGGCACATCATCGTGCTCGGGCTCAGGGTCTAGTTTGGGCTCCGGGTCTGTGGGCTTAGGCACgtcaatcaatgtcggtgtcGGTGTCGGAGTTGGTGCAAATGGTGGGTCAGATTGTAACACCGGCTCTAGCTCTGGTTCCAGCACGGGCTTGGGCTCTGGGTCGAATGGAGGATCGTACCATCCACGTGGACGTGGGTCTTCTGGTGTTGGTATGGGTTCGGGCTCAGGAATTGGGTTTGGTGGGTCAACTGGGTTCGGTGGCGGGCCTAATGTTGGGCCAAGCGGTGGGTGTTCGAGCTGTGGGCCAGGGTCTAGGCCCGGTTCAGGACCAGTTGGTGGCTCCTACTCGGGATCATCGGCGAACTCTGGCTCTGGTTCTGGCGTGAGCACAGGCTCAGGCTTCGGTGGTTCTGGCTCTGGCTCTACTGCCGGATCAGGCTCGTCATCTGGCTCTGCCGGGATGTCCTACGGCTCCTCAG GTTCGGGTTCATCTGGTGGAGCGAGCAGCAGCTCTGGCTCCGAGTCGAGTGCAAACTCAGGCGCTGGCTCGAGCTCCGGCTCATTCAGCGCATCGGGAAGTGGATCCGTCGCTGGCTCTGGTTCTGAGTCGAGTTCGTGGTCTGGCTCCAGCGCCGGCTCGTCCGGCAACGCAGCAGAAGCAGCAGGCGCAGGATCATCGGCCGCGGCGGGCTCGAGCTCGGAATCTGGCGCGACCGCCGCCGGCTCAAGCTCGAACTCGGGCGCATGGTCCAGCTCAAACTCTGGGGCTAGCTCAACCACACTGTCCGGCTCATCAGGACCCGACGCCGCTGGTGGTGCTAGCTCCAACGCCGGCTCGAGCTCAAGCTCCTGGTCCGGCTCTAACTCTGGCTCCTTCTCTGGAGCCGGGTCACGGTCATCTAGCTGGTCTAGCTCTAGCTCGTCGTCCGGCTCAGCGTCCAACTCAGGCAGTTTTGGGTTTGGTGGTCAGGGTTTAGGCGGAGGCCAAGGGTATGGAGCCCGGCCGGGGTTCGggatcggcggcggcggagggctcGGAGCAGGATTCGGGTTcggagctggagctggagccGGCGGTGGAAACGCCGGTTGGAAGAAGCAGCATTAG